The Fusarium musae strain F31 chromosome 10, whole genome shotgun sequence genome window below encodes:
- a CDS encoding hypothetical protein (EggNog:ENOG41), which translates to MHAVQNSWMDLARKNAALIAATSSSAATPGSEVWKRPVSPPARDRATTFFMRQYVFDMASAGGTLPLRDNHEFLPGLIRNQQSSFGLLSTTVAAAGFAALSNAGNVSEWRAEAFRLYDSAIRQLQVALQDPVQRVSDETLGAVLLMGTFETIAFADTGSLKAFSQHIIAAARCIELRGPAQFQTVVGLKMFMQMRRIMVRRVSACIPQLLTQYKITTCHQLQEPIPFEISKWSSWAETSQNSDLVPVNRFSEINEALASVRAELKYQHITEPAVISDRLLKIDKLFEDWARTLPPSWVYKPYRSIGPNGVPSSRYDLQHDMYADPWIACVWNCYRNVRLLIHESIIIATLKHGTVEQKEALQSSAKVLATMADGICHSVAYHLGYRAQDDAVESFAQTMHLSSNPTPGGFLLIWPLFFAGIQRTTSADQRQWVGAMMRRIGVRMGLRLAVSMADLLLETEIQDLSFSNCETFLIGEWYPS; encoded by the exons ATGCACGCAGTGCAAAACAGCTGGATGG ATCTTGCCAGAAAGAATGCCGCGCTGATTGCAGCAACCTCAAGCTCTGCGGCGACCCCAGGCTCTGAGGTATGGAAACGACCTGTATCTCCTCCAGCACGGGACAGAGCTACTACTTTCTTCATGCGGCAGTACGTTTTCGATATGGCTAGCGCAGGAGGAACCTTGCCTTTACGGGACAATCATGAATTTCTCCCAGGGCTCATACGCAATCAACAGTCCTCGTTCGGGCTTCTCAGCACAACAGTAGCGGCTGCGGGGTTTGCTGCTCTTTCGAATGCAGGCAACGTGTCAGAATGGCGGGCAGAAGCCTTCCGTCTCTATGATAGTGCCATTCGTCAGTTGCAGGTCGCCCTGCAGGATCCTGTTCAGAGAGTGTCTGATGAAACGCTCGGTGCAGTACTGCTCATGGGAACCTTCGAG ACTATTGCTTTTGCAGATACTGGCTCGCTGAAAGCGTTCAGCCAACACATTATTGCTGCAGCGAGATGCATCGAGTTGCGTGGGCCAGCCCAGTTCCAGACCGTGGTTGGTTTGAAGATGTTCATGCAGATGCGGCGCATCATGGTAAGACGGGTTTCCGCTTGTATTCCGCAGCTACTGACCCAGTATAAGATCACTACATGTCACCAGCTGCAGGAACCCATACCATTCGAGATCTCAAAGTGGTCGAGCTGGGCTGAAACGAGCCAGAACAGCGACCTTGTCCCTGTCAATCGCTTTTCCGAGATCAATGAGGCTCTAGCTAGTGTCCGTGCTGAGCTCAAGTACCAGCATATTACTGAACCAGCTGTGATTTCTGACAGACTTCTCAAGATCGATAAACTTTTCGAAGACTGGGCGCGAACGCTACCGCCAAGCTGGGTGTACAAGCCTTACAGATCTATCGGCCCTAACGGCGTGCCATCTAGTAGATATGACCTTCAGCACGACATGTACGCAGATCCATGGATAGCTTGCGTCTGGAATTGTTACCGCAACGTCAGGCTTTTGATTCACGAGTccattattatagctacacTCAAACACGGCACTGTAGAGCAGAAAGAAGCATTGCAAAGCTCTGCCAAAGTTCTAGCCACGATGGCAGATGGAATCTGCCACAGCGTTGCATATCATCTTGGATACCGCGCTCAAGACGATGCGGTTGAGAGTTTTGCTCAGACAATGCACCTTAGCAGCAATCCGACTCCGGGAGGTTTCTTACTTATTTGGCCTCTATTCTTTGCTGGGATACAGAGAACCACTTCTGCGGATCAGAGGCAGTGGGTTGGTgcaatgatgagaagaattgGGGTGCGGATGGGTCTACGGTTGGCTGTGTCAATGGCTGATTTGCTGTTGGAGACGGAGATACAGGATCTCTCGTTTTCGAATTGCGAGACATTTTTGATCGGCGAATGGTATCCGAGTTAG
- a CDS encoding hypothetical protein (EggNog:ENOG41), whose protein sequence is MVQSKRIVAALAYLINIGVSGSPCKPHNPTATTETASFVTSQSTVSGSSTILPSATKTGSVTESTVLIESTAAIDTTTVIEASTTGFSSTIETTTTAVATTSSAAAEIPCANQIYRGNALSRGYKETEAASEQECWENCVDDENCNSWFYLTAGACNLYTDTLSQFSTPSNEEGLLIGSRNCSPRDYEECNDNIGFGWIDKQPDDHTSNVLLETDCAHLCMKNGLCDVWQYDSLSQTCNMFSGSFSDIATLDSEGTAIGRKMLIGARSCSSDFFKPVLGACNGEMAWGNNWPQPYRSFNQYSTVATCARACSIDPMCLSWYVWDGHGDCEFSQLVLWRDATDIATAGSRNCGVP, encoded by the coding sequence ATGGTTCAATCAAAACGCATTGTGGCTGCTCTGGCCTACCTCATCAATATTGGCGTGAGCGGTAGCCCATGCAAGCCACACAACCCGACTGCTACAACTGAGACAGCTTCTTTTGTTACTTCTCAATCAACAGTATCAGGATCATCTACCATACTACCGTCTGCTACCAAGACCGGGTCGGTTACGGAATCCACTGTTTTAATCGAGTCCACCGCTGCCATCGACACTACTACTGTTATCGAGGCTTCAACGACCGGTTTCTCTTCAACAATCGAGACAACAACTACCGCTGTAGCCACCAcgtcttctgctgctgccgaGATCCCTTGCGCCAACCAAATCTATCGTGGCAACGCTTTGAGTCGTGGCTACAAAGAAACTGAAGCCGCCAGTGAGCAGGAATGCTGGGAGAActgtgttgatgacgagaacTGCAACTCTTGGTTCTACCTTACAGCAGGTGCTTGCAACCTGTACACAGATACCTTGTCTCAGTTCAGCACCCCTTCTAACGAAGAGGGTCTCCTGATTGGATCGCGCAACTGCTCTCCTCGAGACTATGAAGAGTGTAATGATAACATTGGCTTTGGTTGGATCGATAAACAGCCTGATGATCATACCAGCAACGTCCTACTCGAAACCGACTGTGCTCATCTGTGCATGAAGAACGGCCTTTGCGATGTTTGGCAATACGACAGTCTCTCGCAGACTTGCAACATGTTCTCTGGTTCCTTTTCCGACATAGCCACTCTAGACTCTGAAGGTACAGCAATCGGCAGAAAGATGCTCATCGGTGCACGAAGCTGCTCTTCTGACTTCTTTAAACCTGTACTTGGGGCATGTAATGGGGAGATGGCATGGGGTAATAATTGGCCACAACCTTACAGATCTTTCAATCAGTACAGCACTGTTGCTACATGTGCGCGAGCCTGCTCGATTGACCCCATGTGCTTATCTTGGTATGTTTGGGATGGTCACGGGGATTGTGAATTCTCGCAGCTTGTTCTCTGGAGAGATGCAACCGATATCGCTACTGCAGGCTCTCGAAACTGTGGTGTTCCTTGA